GTTGCGAGGAAGCTACACGGCGTCGAGGATATAATCGACCTGATCCGGTGGGCCATGAAGGCAGAGGAGATAGCGGCCAAGTTCTACGCCGAGCTCGAGAAGATGGTAGACACTGAAGAGAAGAAGCGCCTCATGCGCTACCTGAGCGATATGGAATGGGGCCACTACTACAACCTCAAGGCCGAGTACGAGCTCCTCCTCGACTGGGCAATGTACAGCCAAATGATGAACGTAGGACCTTGATTTCCTTTTGATTCCCAAGTCACAGAACAGAAAAGGTTATATTCATCCCTCCTTTCTTCTATCAAAAAGAGCTGGGGATTGAAATGGGGGTTTCACCAGATCT
This genomic stretch from Thermococcus sp. harbors:
- a CDS encoding ferritin family protein, whose translation is IEIQELKNKIEWLAGEEKKHEELLRRIYENMFPGKEVVFPKEHIGPELQPVARKLHGVEDIIDLIRWAMKAEEIAAKFYAELEKMVDTEEKKRLMRYLSDMEWGHYYNLKAEYELLLDWAMYSQMMNVGP